A stretch of the Panicum virgatum strain AP13 chromosome 9N, P.virgatum_v5, whole genome shotgun sequence genome encodes the following:
- the LOC120689622 gene encoding 26S proteasome non-ATPase regulatory subunit 13 homolog B-like, whose product MALQYVEAQRQARPDLADWYASLADLYQRKLWHQLTLKLDQFLQLQAAQTGDTIIQLYNNFITDFETKINLLKLAHFAVIASRQYPDKDAAITFLEGVITKLRETRESRINEPILYVKMQIAAINLEKGNQKECKNLLEEGKTTLDSMTDVDPTVHASFYWISSQYHKARQEFAEFYKNALLYLAYTTVESLSESFKMDLAFDLSLSALLGDNIYNFGELLSHPIINCLIGTKVEWVYHMLQAFNTGNLALYQELCRVHNAALTAQPALVQNERKLLEKINILCLMEIIFSRPSEDRTIPLSVIAERTKLSISDVEYLLMKSLSVHLIEGIIDEVDSTVHVSWVQPRVLGISQVKALRERLDAWVGKVHTTLLSVEAETPDLVAA is encoded by the exons ATGGCGCTGCAGTACGTGGAGGCGCAGCGGCAGGCGCGCCCGGACCTCGCTGACTGGTACGCCTCCCTCGCCGACCTCTACCAGCGGAAGCTGTGGCACCAGCTCACCCTCAAGCTCGACCAATTCCTACAGCTCCAGGCAGCACag ACTGGAGACACTATCATTCAGCTCTACAACAACTTCATCACTGACTTCGAGACCAAGATTAATCTGCTAAAGCTTGCCCATTTTGCGGTGATAGCTTCTCGCCAATATCCTGACAAGGATGCTGCAATTACTTTCTTAGAGGGGGTGATCACAAAGTTGCGTGAGACAAGGGAGTCGCGGATTAATGAGCCAATTCTCTACGTGAAGATGCAAATTGCAGCAATTAATCTTGAGAAAGGAAACCAAAAGGAGTGCAAGAATTTGTTGGAGGAAGGGAAAACCACTCTGGATAGTATGACCGATGTTGATCCCACAGTTCATGCTAGCTTTTACTGGATATCATCTCAATACCACAAGGCCCGCCAAGAATTTGCTGAGTTCTACAAGAACGCTCTTCTCTATCTGGCCTACACAACTGTGGAATCTCTCTCTGAGTCATTCAAGATG GACTTGGcatttgatctttctctctcgGCCTTGCTTGGTGATAACATTTACAACTTTGGGGAATTGTTATCACACCCAATT ATCAATTGTCTTATTGGAACCAAGGTGGAGTGGGTCTACCATATGTTACAAGCATTCAACACCGGTAACCTTGCTCTCTACCAAGAACTTTGCAGGGTTCACAATGCCGCACTTACTGCACAGCCAGCTTTGGTGCAGAATGAACGGAAGCTGCTTGAGAAGATCAACATTCTTTGTCTGATGGAGATAATCTTTAG CCGTCCATCAGAAGATAGAACTATCCCATTGAGTGTTATTGCTGAGCGGACTAAGCTTTCTATCAGTGATGTCGAGTATCTTCTTATGAAGAGCCTCTCG GTTCATCTTATTGAGGGAATAATTGATGAAGTAGACAGTACAGTTCACGTCTCGTGGGTCCAGCCTAGAGTACTTGGAATTTCACAGGTCAAGGCTTTGCGCGAGAGGCTGGATGCCTGGGTTGGAAAGGTGCATACCACATTGCTTTCAGTTGAGGCGGAGACCCCTGATCTTGTTGCTGCGTAA